GTTCCCGTTGACCTTGATCGCCGCCCGCGGCGCCCCGAACCAGGCCAGCGTCCGCGCCAGCCGCGCCCGCATCTCCTTGCGGTGCACGATGGCGTCGATGATCCCGTGCTCGAGGAGGAACTCGGATCTCTGGAACCCCTCGGGCAGCTTCTGGCGGATCGTCTGCTCGATGACCCGCGGGCCGGCGAAGCCGATGAGCGCGTTCGGCTCGGCGATGGTGACGTCGCCGAGCATCGCGAAGCTCGCGCTGACGCCGCCGGTCGTCGGGTCGGCGAGGATGGAGATGTACGGGAGCCCGGCCTTGCCGAGCCGCGCGAGCGCGGCCGCGGTCTTGGCCATCTGCATCAGCGAGAGCAGCCCCTCCTGCATGCGCGCGCCGCCCGAGCAGGAGACGATGATCAGCGGCGTGCGCCGCGCCGTCGCCCGCGCGGCCGCGCGGGCGATCCGCTCGCCGACCACCGAGCCCATGCTGCCGCCCATGAAGTCGAACTCGAAGGCGCAGAGCTGGACCGGGCTGCCCAGCACGCACGCCTCGCCGCAGAGGACGGCCTCGGTGGAGCCGCTCTTGCGCGCGGCGTCGCGCGCGCGGTCGGCGTAGCGCCGCGAGTCCTTGAAGTGCAGGGGGTCCTCGGGGCCCACCGCCTCGTCGTGCGGCACGAAGCTGCCCTCGTCGACGAGGAGGCGGATGCGCTCGCGCGCGCCGATGCGGAAGTGGTGCGAGCACTTCGGGCAGACACGCCGGTTGCGCTCGATCTCCTTGCGGTAGATGATCTCGCGGCACCCCGGGCAGATGACCCACAGGCCCTCGGGGACCCGCGGCTGGCGCGGCCCCTCG
Above is a window of bacterium DNA encoding:
- the accD gene encoding acetyl-CoA carboxylase, carboxyltransferase subunit beta, with amino-acid sequence MTEQEQDGREPAQDGPEGQDAAATQRRPEGPRQPRVPEGLWVICPGCREIIYRKEIERNRRVCPKCSHHFRIGARERIRLLVDEGSFVPHDEAVGPEDPLHFKDSRRYADRARDAARKSGSTEAVLCGEACVLGSPVQLCAFEFDFMGGSMGSVVGERIARAAARATARRTPLIIVSCSGGARMQEGLLSLMQMAKTAAALARLGKAGLPYISILADPTTGGVSASFAMLGDVTIAEPNALIGFAGPRVIEQTIRQKLPEGFQRSEFLLEHGIIDAIVHRKEMRARLARTLAWFGAPRAAIKVNGNGKK